Proteins found in one Serinicoccus marinus DSM 15273 genomic segment:
- a CDS encoding dihydroorotase — protein MLVVDGTIRAVGTDAGAEAPQGVSRLSVDGLVLLPGLVDLHTHLREPGREDAETVETGSQAAALGGFTAVLAMANTTPVTDSAEVAETVLDLGRRAGYVDVQPVGAVTKSLAGEELAELGLMARSRARVRVFSDDGRCVHDARLMRRALEYVKTFDGVVSQHAQDPRLADGSACCHEGELSGRLGLPGWPAVAEETIVARDVMLARHTGSRVHVAHVSTAGSVEVVRWAKAQGIAVTAEVTPHHLMLTEAELGGYDPTYKVNPPLRPVEDTLALREALADGTIDAVATDHAPHVRQDKEHAFADAAFGMLGLETALPVVSTTMVAEGRMTWADVARTMSSAPARIARLAHHGQGVVAGAPANLTLVDPTRTQTVDRARSRSLSRNNPWHGRELTGAVHLTMLRGQVTARQGLVWGADHEESHR, from the coding sequence GTGCTCGTCGTCGACGGCACGATCCGCGCCGTCGGCACCGACGCCGGCGCAGAGGCCCCTCAGGGCGTCTCGCGCCTCTCCGTGGACGGACTCGTGCTCCTCCCCGGTCTCGTCGACCTGCACACCCATCTGCGCGAGCCGGGCCGCGAGGACGCCGAGACGGTCGAGACCGGCTCGCAGGCCGCGGCGCTCGGGGGCTTCACCGCGGTCTTGGCCATGGCCAACACCACGCCGGTCACCGACTCCGCCGAGGTCGCCGAGACCGTCCTCGATCTCGGCCGCCGCGCCGGGTATGTCGACGTCCAGCCGGTCGGTGCCGTCACCAAGTCCCTGGCCGGCGAGGAGCTCGCGGAGCTCGGGCTCATGGCCCGCTCCCGCGCCCGGGTCCGGGTCTTCTCCGACGACGGCCGCTGCGTCCACGACGCGCGCCTCATGCGCCGGGCGCTGGAGTACGTCAAGACCTTCGACGGGGTCGTCTCGCAGCACGCGCAGGACCCGCGCCTGGCGGACGGCTCGGCGTGCTGCCACGAGGGGGAGCTGTCCGGGCGGCTGGGGCTGCCGGGCTGGCCCGCCGTGGCCGAGGAGACGATCGTGGCGCGCGACGTCATGCTCGCGCGGCACACCGGCTCCCGGGTGCACGTCGCGCACGTCTCCACCGCCGGCAGCGTCGAGGTCGTCCGCTGGGCCAAGGCCCAGGGGATCGCGGTCACCGCGGAGGTGACCCCGCACCACCTCATGCTCACCGAGGCCGAGCTGGGGGGCTACGACCCGACCTACAAGGTCAACCCGCCGCTGCGCCCGGTCGAGGACACGCTGGCCCTGCGCGAGGCGCTCGCCGACGGCACGATCGACGCGGTCGCCACCGACCACGCCCCGCACGTCCGTCAGGACAAGGAGCACGCCTTCGCCGACGCCGCCTTCGGGATGCTCGGGCTGGAGACCGCGCTGCCGGTGGTGTCGACGACCATGGTCGCCGAGGGCCGGATGACCTGGGCCGACGTCGCCCGCACCATGTCGAGCGCCCCGGCGCGGATCGCCCGGCTCGCGCACCACGGCCAGGGTGTCGTGGCGGGTGCCCCGGCGAACCTCACCCTGGTCGACCCGACCCGCACCCAGACCGTGGACCGCGCCCGCTCCCGCTCGCTGTCCCGCAACAACCCCTGGCACGGCCGCGAGCTGACCGGCGCCGTCCACCTGACGATGCTCCGGGGCCAGGTGACGGCGCGCCAGGGGCTCGTCTGGGGAGCCGACCACGAGGAGAGCCACCGGTGA
- a CDS encoding aspartate carbamoyltransferase catalytic subunit: MKHLLSIADLDPQEITSILDTAVSMHEVQDRRVKKLPTLRGRTIINFFFEDSTRTRASFEIAGKWMSADTINLTGKGTSVSKGESLRDTVLTIDAMGVDMMVIRHPASGAPAQIADWVDCSIVNAGDGTHEHPSQALLDAYTLRRALGGDDLAGRHVAIVGDLTHSRVLRSNLLCLRALGAHVTLVAPPTLMPSGVTGWAAADGFDVSYDLDEVLPQVDAVMMLRVQRERMSGGYFPTAREYAVTYGLTARRLGLLQDHAVICHPGPMNRGLEISADAADAARSLVLDQVSAGVAVRMSILYHLLAGEGDAP, encoded by the coding sequence GTGAAGCACCTGCTCTCGATCGCCGACCTCGACCCGCAGGAGATCACCTCGATCCTCGACACCGCCGTGTCCATGCACGAGGTCCAGGACCGCCGGGTCAAGAAGCTGCCGACGCTGCGCGGCCGCACCATCATCAACTTCTTCTTCGAGGACTCCACCCGCACCCGCGCCTCCTTCGAGATCGCCGGCAAGTGGATGAGCGCCGACACCATCAACCTCACCGGCAAGGGCACCTCGGTCTCCAAGGGCGAGTCGCTGCGCGACACGGTGCTGACCATCGACGCGATGGGCGTCGACATGATGGTCATCCGGCACCCTGCGAGCGGTGCCCCGGCGCAGATCGCGGACTGGGTGGACTGCTCGATCGTCAACGCCGGCGACGGCACCCACGAGCACCCCAGCCAGGCGCTGCTCGACGCCTACACCCTGCGCCGCGCGCTCGGCGGGGACGACCTCGCCGGTCGGCACGTCGCGATCGTCGGCGACCTCACCCACTCCCGGGTGCTGCGCTCCAACCTGCTCTGCCTGCGGGCGCTGGGCGCGCACGTCACCCTGGTGGCACCGCCGACGCTCATGCCCAGCGGCGTCACCGGCTGGGCGGCCGCCGACGGCTTCGACGTCTCCTACGACCTCGACGAGGTCCTCCCCCAGGTGGACGCGGTGATGATGCTGCGGGTGCAGCGCGAGCGGATGAGCGGTGGCTACTTCCCGACCGCCCGCGAGTATGCCGTCACCTACGGCCTCACGGCCCGGCGGCTCGGCCTGCTGCAGGACCACGCGGTCATCTGTCACCCGGGCCCGATGAACCGGGGCCTGGAGATCTCCGCGGACGCCGCCGACGCCGCGCGCTCGCTGGTGCTCGACCAGGTCAGCGCTGGCGTGGCCGTCCGCATGTCGATCCTCTACCACCTCCTCGCCGGGGAAGGAGACGCGCCGTGA
- the pyrR gene encoding bifunctional pyr operon transcriptional regulator/uracil phosphoribosyltransferase PyrR, whose amino-acid sequence MSPARDRETASPSPTRPPDHGGREVLASDDIQRALTRIAHEILEGNKGHADLVLLGIPTRGVPLAQRLAEAIAGVEGGTVPTGSLDITMYRDDLRSQPTRAPEPMSVPAGGVDGKVVVLVDDVLYSGRTVRAALDSLADLGRPSAVRLAVLVDRGHRELPIRADYVGKNLPTSRTERVMVRLTDAGDEVEGVWIA is encoded by the coding sequence ATGAGCCCTGCCCGTGACCGAGAGACGGCCTCGCCGTCACCGACCCGGCCGCCCGATCACGGAGGACGTGAGGTCCTCGCCAGCGACGACATCCAGCGCGCCCTGACGCGGATCGCGCACGAGATCCTCGAGGGCAACAAGGGCCACGCCGACCTGGTCCTGCTCGGCATCCCGACCCGCGGCGTCCCGCTCGCGCAGCGGCTCGCTGAGGCCATCGCCGGCGTCGAGGGCGGCACGGTGCCGACCGGCTCGCTGGACATCACGATGTACCGCGACGACCTGCGCAGCCAGCCCACCCGTGCTCCCGAGCCGATGAGCGTCCCGGCCGGCGGCGTCGACGGCAAGGTGGTCGTCCTCGTCGACGACGTGCTCTACTCCGGCCGCACGGTGCGCGCCGCGCTCGACAGTCTCGCCGACCTGGGCCGCCCCAGCGCGGTCCGGCTGGCGGTCCTCGTCGACCGCGGCCACCGCGAGCTGCCGATCCGCGCGGACTACGTCGGCAAGAACCTGCCGACCTCGCGCACCGAGCGCGTGATGGTGCGGCTCACCGACGCCGGTGACGAGGTCGAGGGGGTGTGGATCGCGTGA
- the nusB gene encoding transcription antitermination factor NusB, giving the protein MAARTRARKRALELLFEAEQRGVNVAELLEQRIEAPTTQHALPDYTVEVVRGVVSRWGQIEEVLATWSQGWSLDRMAAVDRAALRVGTWEILWNDEVPDMVAVSEAVELVQRMSTDESPGFVNGLLARISEVKPTIV; this is encoded by the coding sequence GTGGCGGCACGCACCCGGGCCCGCAAGCGGGCCCTGGAGCTGCTGTTCGAGGCCGAGCAGCGCGGCGTCAATGTCGCTGAGCTGCTCGAGCAGCGGATCGAGGCCCCCACGACCCAGCACGCGCTACCCGACTACACCGTCGAGGTCGTGCGCGGCGTCGTCAGCCGGTGGGGCCAGATCGAGGAGGTCCTCGCGACCTGGTCCCAGGGCTGGAGCCTGGACCGGATGGCCGCGGTCGACCGCGCCGCGCTGCGCGTCGGCACCTGGGAGATCCTGTGGAACGACGAGGTCCCGGACATGGTGGCCGTGTCCGAGGCGGTCGAGCTGGTCCAGCGGATGAGCACCGACGAGTCCCCCGGCTTCGTCAACGGCCTCCTCGCCCGCATCTCCGAGGTCAAGCCCACCATCGTCTGA
- the efp gene encoding elongation factor P, with product MASTNDLKNGMVLDMDNGLWQVLEFQHVKPGKGPAFVRTKLKNVLTNKIVDKTFNAGTKVETATVDRSDYQYLYHDGTDYIFMDEKTYEQVPVSPEAMGDAANYLLENNRAMIAQHEGRVLYVELPPSVVLEITQTDPGLQGDRSTGGTKPATLETGAEIQVPLFLETGTKVKVDTRDGSYLGRVN from the coding sequence GTGGCAAGCACGAACGACCTGAAGAACGGCATGGTCCTGGACATGGACAACGGGCTGTGGCAGGTGCTGGAGTTCCAGCACGTCAAGCCCGGCAAGGGCCCCGCCTTCGTGCGGACCAAGCTCAAGAACGTCCTGACCAACAAGATCGTGGACAAGACCTTCAACGCCGGCACCAAGGTGGAGACGGCGACCGTCGACCGGTCGGACTACCAGTACCTCTACCACGACGGCACCGACTACATCTTCATGGACGAGAAGACCTACGAGCAGGTGCCGGTGAGCCCCGAGGCGATGGGCGACGCGGCCAACTACCTGCTGGAGAACAACCGGGCCATGATCGCCCAGCACGAGGGGCGGGTGCTCTACGTCGAGCTGCCGCCGTCGGTCGTGCTGGAGATCACCCAGACCGACCCGGGCCTGCAGGGGGACCGCTCCACCGGTGGCACCAAGCCGGCGACCCTGGAGACCGGCGCCGAGATCCAGGTGCCGCTCTTCCTCGAGACCGGCACGAAGGTCAAGGTGGACACCCGCGACGGTTCCTACCTCGGCCGCGTGAACTGA
- the aroB gene encoding 3-dehydroquinate synthase, whose amino-acid sequence MAEPLSRTIPVSGEQPYAVHVGPDAVQRLAVHAGPEPGRQVLVVHQRGREELAQEAAEVLVAAGARPRLAPVPDAEAAKAAGVLVDLWDVLGEAGFTRSDLVVGIGGGATTDLAGFVAATWLRGVEAVQLPTSLLAVVDAAVGGKTGINTAAGKNLVGAFHPPVEVLCDPAWLTTQDRADYVSGLAEVVKCGFIADPVILDLVEADPTGAGDPLADPDRTLELIARAVQVKADVVAADLTESSLREILNYGHTFGHAVEQVEDYRWRHGDAVAVGMVYVAELAHRAGVMPAALLDRHRRVLESVGLPTAYLPGRWEPLRAAMGRDKKSRGATLRFVALEGLARPTRLVAPPEEDLVAAYAAVCG is encoded by the coding sequence GTGGCTGAGCCGCTGAGCCGCACCATCCCGGTCAGCGGGGAGCAGCCGTATGCCGTGCACGTCGGCCCCGACGCCGTGCAGCGGCTGGCGGTCCACGCCGGTCCGGAGCCGGGTAGGCAGGTGCTGGTCGTGCACCAGCGGGGCCGGGAGGAACTCGCGCAGGAGGCCGCCGAGGTGCTGGTCGCAGCTGGCGCCCGCCCGCGGCTCGCGCCGGTCCCGGACGCGGAGGCGGCCAAGGCCGCGGGCGTCCTCGTCGACCTGTGGGACGTGCTCGGCGAGGCCGGCTTCACCCGCTCCGACCTCGTCGTCGGCATCGGTGGGGGAGCCACGACCGACCTCGCCGGCTTCGTCGCGGCGACCTGGCTGCGCGGGGTCGAGGCGGTGCAGTTGCCCACCTCGCTGCTGGCCGTCGTCGACGCGGCCGTCGGCGGCAAGACCGGCATCAACACGGCGGCGGGCAAGAACCTCGTCGGCGCCTTCCACCCGCCCGTTGAGGTGCTGTGCGACCCGGCCTGGTTGACCACCCAGGACCGGGCCGACTACGTGTCGGGCCTGGCCGAGGTCGTCAAGTGCGGTTTCATCGCCGACCCGGTCATCCTCGACCTCGTCGAGGCGGACCCGACGGGTGCCGGCGACCCGCTCGCCGACCCCGACCGCACGCTGGAGCTCATCGCCCGGGCGGTGCAGGTCAAGGCGGACGTCGTCGCAGCCGACCTCACCGAGTCCTCGCTGCGGGAGATCCTCAACTACGGCCACACCTTCGGCCACGCCGTCGAGCAGGTGGAGGACTACCGCTGGCGGCACGGTGACGCCGTCGCCGTAGGGATGGTCTACGTCGCCGAGCTGGCCCACCGGGCCGGGGTGATGCCGGCGGCGCTCCTGGACCGGCACCGGCGGGTGCTGGAGTCGGTCGGCCTGCCCACGGCATACCTCCCGGGGCGCTGGGAGCCGCTGCGGGCGGCCATGGGCCGCGACAAGAAGTCGCGCGGGGCCACGCTGCGCTTCGTGGCGCTCGAGGGCCTCGCGCGCCCCACGCGGCTCGTCGCTCCCCCCGAGGAGGACCTCGTCGCGGCGTATGCCGCGGTCTGCGGCTGA
- a CDS encoding shikimate kinase, giving the protein MSRPVVVLVGPPGAGKTTVGQVLADRLEVTLHDSDAAIEAAQGRSISDIFVEDGEPAFREMERAEVLRALDGHEGVLALGGGAVMQPDVAEALTAGHAVVFLDVGIADASKRVGFDASRPLLLVNPRAAWTRLMNARRETYESVSGLRVDTAGRTPEEIADEVGAWLSR; this is encoded by the coding sequence GTGAGCCGCCCCGTCGTCGTCCTCGTCGGACCTCCCGGAGCGGGCAAGACCACCGTCGGCCAGGTCCTCGCGGACCGGCTGGAGGTGACGTTGCACGACTCGGACGCCGCGATCGAGGCCGCGCAGGGGCGCTCCATCAGCGACATCTTCGTCGAGGACGGCGAACCGGCCTTCCGCGAGATGGAGCGCGCCGAGGTGCTGCGGGCCCTGGACGGTCACGAGGGCGTGCTCGCGCTCGGCGGCGGCGCGGTGATGCAGCCGGACGTGGCCGAGGCGCTCACGGCCGGGCACGCCGTGGTCTTCCTCGACGTCGGCATCGCGGACGCCTCGAAGCGGGTCGGGTTCGACGCCTCGCGGCCACTGCTCCTGGTGAACCCCCGCGCCGCCTGGACCCGGCTCATGAACGCCCGGCGCGAGACCTACGAGAGCGTGAGCGGCCTGCGGGTCGACACCGCCGGTCGCACCCCGGAGGAGATCGCCGACGAGGTGGGCGCGTGGCTGAGCCGCTGA
- the aroC gene encoding chorismate synthase: MLRWLTAGESHGPALTAVLEGLPAGVTVEREAVEGALARRRLGYGRGARMSFEADRLHFLGGMRHGLSLGSPLALQIENTEWHKWQAVMGPEPVPAPDLQGADDVGAPQELARNRPLTRPRPGHADLVGMTKYGFEEARPVLERASARETAARVALGAVAAAFLEQATGIRLVSHTVSIGRAGVPGIEDDAPDPASLPGADDVDRVDADPVRTLDPELSAAMVAEVDAAKKAGDTLGGVVEVLAYGVPPGLGSHVHWDRRLDSRLAGALMGIQAIKGVEVGEGFRTAARRGSQAHDEIDRDEHGLIRRATLRSGGTEGGMSTGEVLRVRAAMKPISTVPRALRTVDTATGEAGTAIHQRSDVCAVPAAGVVAEAMVALVLADAVLEKFGGDSVPEVARNHAAYLAAVAEHQRTPATEGDR; encoded by the coding sequence ATGCTGCGTTGGTTGACCGCCGGTGAGTCCCACGGCCCTGCCCTCACCGCCGTCCTGGAGGGTCTGCCCGCGGGCGTGACGGTGGAGCGAGAGGCCGTGGAGGGCGCCCTCGCCCGGCGCCGGCTCGGTTACGGCCGGGGCGCCCGGATGAGCTTCGAGGCCGACCGGCTGCACTTCCTCGGCGGGATGCGGCACGGGCTGTCGCTGGGGTCGCCGCTGGCGCTGCAGATCGAGAACACCGAGTGGCACAAGTGGCAGGCGGTCATGGGCCCCGAGCCGGTGCCGGCGCCGGACCTGCAGGGGGCCGACGACGTCGGCGCCCCGCAGGAGCTGGCCCGCAACCGGCCGCTCACCCGGCCGCGGCCCGGCCACGCCGACCTGGTGGGCATGACGAAGTACGGCTTCGAGGAGGCCCGGCCGGTCCTCGAGCGGGCCTCGGCCCGCGAGACGGCGGCCAGGGTGGCGCTCGGCGCGGTCGCCGCCGCCTTCCTCGAGCAGGCCACCGGCATACGCCTGGTCTCGCACACCGTGAGCATCGGGCGCGCCGGCGTCCCCGGCATCGAGGACGACGCGCCGGACCCGGCGAGCCTGCCCGGCGCCGACGACGTGGACCGCGTCGACGCCGACCCGGTCCGGACCCTCGACCCCGAGCTGTCCGCCGCGATGGTCGCCGAGGTCGACGCCGCCAAGAAGGCGGGCGACACGCTCGGCGGGGTGGTCGAGGTGCTGGCCTACGGGGTGCCGCCCGGTCTCGGCTCGCACGTGCACTGGGACCGCCGGCTCGACTCGCGGCTGGCGGGGGCGCTCATGGGCATCCAGGCGATCAAGGGGGTCGAGGTCGGCGAGGGCTTCCGCACGGCGGCCCGTCGCGGCAGCCAGGCGCACGACGAGATCGACCGCGACGAGCACGGGCTGATCCGGCGCGCGACCCTGCGCAGCGGCGGCACCGAGGGCGGCATGAGCACCGGCGAGGTGCTGCGCGTCCGGGCGGCGATGAAGCCCATCTCCACCGTGCCGCGCGCGCTGCGGACCGTCGACACCGCCACCGGTGAGGCGGGCACCGCGATCCACCAGCGCTCCGACGTCTGCGCCGTCCCGGCCGCCGGCGTCGTGGCCGAGGCCATGGTCGCCCTCGTGCTGGCCGACGCCGTCCTCGAGAAGTTCGGCGGCGACTCGGTGCCGGAGGTCGCGCGCAACCACGCGGCCTACCTCGCGGCGGTGGCCGAGCACCAGCGCACGCCCGCGACGGAGGGGGACCGGTGA
- a CDS encoding prepilin peptidase: MTLGLSSAALLHRVWQVPDDAVPGWPVALVLSLTLLPVVLSCVCLAAMDLDVHRLPDRIMWPTMGLLGVGLPVAALVGGGVDPLLRALLAGVGAGGFYLLIALLSLARGSLALGLGDVKLAVVLGAGLGWFGWPEAVLGIYAGFLVGGLFALGLLVGRKVSWKGEFAYGPAMMLGALLGLLVGQGMLVGLA, encoded by the coding sequence GTGACCCTCGGCCTGTCGTCTGCGGCCCTCCTGCACCGGGTGTGGCAGGTGCCCGACGACGCCGTGCCCGGGTGGCCGGTGGCGCTCGTCCTGAGCCTGACGCTGCTGCCGGTCGTGCTCTCCTGCGTCTGCCTGGCGGCGATGGACCTCGACGTCCACCGGCTCCCGGACCGGATCATGTGGCCGACGATGGGGCTGCTGGGGGTCGGGCTCCCGGTGGCCGCCCTCGTCGGCGGAGGCGTCGACCCGCTGCTGCGGGCGCTGCTGGCCGGTGTGGGTGCCGGCGGGTTCTACCTGCTCATCGCGCTGCTCTCGCTGGCGCGCGGGTCACTCGCCCTCGGGCTGGGCGACGTCAAGCTCGCCGTGGTGTTGGGTGCCGGGCTGGGCTGGTTCGGGTGGCCCGAGGCGGTCCTGGGGATCTATGCCGGTTTCCTGGTCGGCGGTCTGTTCGCCCTCGGCCTGCTCGTGGGGCGCAAGGTCAGCTGGAAGGGCGAGTTCGCCTACGGTCCGGCGATGATGCTCGGTGCACTCCTGGGGCTGCTCGTCGGCCAGGGCATGCTCGTCGGGCTGGCCTGA
- a CDS encoding shikimate dehydrogenase, which yields MVRGQPGPVLRRAGVVGSPVAHSLSPVLHRAAYAELGLRGWSYDRAEVGSGGLARHVAGLGPDWVGLSVTMPGKEEALALADVAGEEAVAVGAANTLVRGEAGWSAHNTDVHGLTAALREAGVGRAGRAVVVGGGATARSVVVALHALGVDRLTCCVRDDLRPATRELTERIGMGTTVRLLAEGIPLGGVDVVVSTLPGGAPAPPVVGTTGRLPVVMDVSYDPWPSAVGTAVLSATGGRVQVVRGTRMLLHQAVRQVELMTGRPGPTAAMDRALSRHLAAEATS from the coding sequence GTGGTGCGAGGACAACCCGGACCAGTGCTGAGGCGCGCCGGCGTCGTGGGCTCACCCGTCGCCCACTCGTTGTCCCCGGTGCTGCACCGGGCCGCGTATGCCGAGCTCGGGCTCCGCGGCTGGTCCTACGACCGGGCCGAGGTCGGCTCCGGTGGGCTCGCGCGGCACGTCGCCGGCCTGGGGCCGGACTGGGTCGGGCTGTCGGTGACGATGCCCGGCAAGGAGGAGGCGCTCGCGCTGGCCGATGTCGCGGGCGAGGAGGCGGTGGCGGTCGGGGCCGCCAACACCCTGGTGCGGGGCGAGGCGGGCTGGTCGGCCCACAACACCGACGTCCACGGGCTCACCGCGGCGCTGCGCGAGGCGGGGGTCGGACGGGCGGGGCGTGCCGTGGTGGTCGGCGGCGGGGCCACGGCCCGGTCGGTCGTGGTCGCCCTGCACGCCCTCGGCGTGGACCGGCTGACCTGCTGCGTGCGGGACGACCTGCGACCGGCGACCCGTGAGCTGACCGAGCGGATCGGGATGGGGACGACCGTGCGTCTCCTGGCCGAGGGCATACCCCTGGGCGGCGTGGACGTGGTCGTCAGCACCCTGCCTGGTGGTGCACCCGCCCCACCCGTCGTCGGGACGACGGGGCGGCTGCCGGTCGTGATGGACGTGAGCTACGACCCCTGGCCGAGCGCCGTCGGGACGGCGGTGCTGTCGGCGACGGGCGGTAGGGTCCAGGTCGTGAGGGGAACGCGGATGCTGCTGCACCAGGCGGTGCGCCAGGTCGAGCTGATGACGGGGCGGCCGGGGCCGACCGCCGCGATGGACCGGGCGCTCAGCCGGCACCTCGCCGCCGAGGCGACCTCGTGA
- the mltG gene encoding endolytic transglycosylase MltG: MSQPPGGRDAHDEPGDQHLGAGYADEHDAAHFEDDVLGLRGARHHDELLADHVLSPEEHEELVFRPRRRRRNPVLKGLALALAAVVVVVAAVYSFGSLRSMLPDLSAGESVDTTDYEGEGSGEVMVEIPQGAAGGQIAQILTDEGVVGSVSAFSTALQAEPDAAAIQPGTYRMANEMSSEAALARLLDPAFRERNGVTIREGLWVAETFELLAEGTDHEVADYESVDPADLDLPAAAEGELEGFLYPSTYEFGPDSTPQEQLQTMIDQGQQVYSDIGIPEEDLREVVIKASIVQGEGQFAEDLPKIARVMENRIEGNSETDGFLQMDSTIHFIFQERGRAGTTEEQRAEDSPYNTYRNPGLPPGPINSPGEDALRAASEPEPGDWVYFVTVNPSTGETKFAETYDEHLVNQDEFLQWCEDNPDQC, translated from the coding sequence ATGAGCCAGCCGCCCGGCGGGCGCGACGCGCACGACGAACCCGGCGACCAGCACCTCGGCGCGGGCTATGCCGACGAGCACGACGCGGCACACTTCGAGGACGACGTGCTCGGGTTGCGCGGCGCTCGGCACCACGACGAGTTACTCGCCGACCACGTGCTCTCGCCCGAGGAGCACGAGGAGCTGGTGTTCCGGCCACGCCGTCGGCGCCGCAACCCGGTGCTCAAGGGTCTGGCGCTCGCCCTCGCGGCCGTGGTCGTGGTGGTGGCGGCGGTCTACTCCTTCGGGTCCCTGCGCTCGATGCTGCCCGACCTGTCCGCGGGCGAGTCCGTCGACACCACGGACTACGAGGGCGAGGGCAGCGGCGAGGTGATGGTCGAGATCCCGCAGGGCGCGGCCGGTGGGCAGATCGCCCAGATCCTCACCGACGAGGGGGTCGTGGGCTCGGTCTCCGCGTTCTCCACCGCCCTGCAGGCCGAGCCGGACGCCGCGGCGATCCAGCCCGGGACCTACCGCATGGCCAACGAGATGAGCTCGGAGGCGGCGCTGGCACGGCTGCTCGACCCGGCGTTCCGCGAGCGCAACGGCGTGACGATCCGCGAGGGTCTCTGGGTCGCCGAGACCTTCGAGCTGCTGGCCGAGGGCACCGACCACGAGGTGGCCGACTACGAGTCCGTCGACCCGGCGGACCTGGACCTGCCCGCCGCCGCGGAGGGCGAGCTCGAGGGCTTCCTCTACCCCAGCACCTACGAGTTCGGACCGGACAGCACGCCGCAGGAGCAGCTGCAGACGATGATCGACCAGGGGCAGCAGGTCTACTCCGACATCGGCATACCGGAGGAGGACCTGCGCGAGGTCGTCATCAAGGCGAGCATCGTGCAGGGCGAGGGGCAGTTCGCCGAGGACCTGCCCAAGATCGCCCGGGTCATGGAGAACCGCATCGAGGGCAACTCCGAGACCGACGGCTTCCTGCAGATGGACTCCACCATCCACTTCATCTTCCAGGAGCGCGGGCGCGCCGGCACCACCGAGGAGCAGCGCGCGGAGGACAGCCCCTACAACACCTACCGGAACCCGGGCCTGCCCCCGGGGCCGATCAACTCGCCCGGCGAGGACGCGCTGCGCGCCGCCTCCGAGCCCGAGCCTGGCGACTGGGTCTACTTCGTCACCGTCAACCCCTCGACCGGCGAGACGAAGTTCGCCGAGACCTACGACGAGCACCTCGTCAACCAGGACGAGTTCCTCCAGTGGTGCGAGGACAACCCGGACCAGTGCTGA
- the ruvX gene encoding Holliday junction resolvase RuvX, which translates to MSDPHGASPEGPAGVLLGIDVGEARVGLAASDALGLLAHPVDTLRRDHEGSTDLDRVADEVHERAAVAVVVGLPRSLDGQERVAAARAREYADRLQRRLEVPVRLWDERLTTVDAHRALHSSGVRGRDQRGVVDQAAAVLILQGALDARRAGRPVGSSLKARKPRGRRSRDPDAKDAT; encoded by the coding sequence GTGAGCGATCCGCACGGGGCGTCGCCGGAGGGGCCGGCCGGCGTCCTGCTGGGGATCGACGTCGGCGAGGCCCGGGTGGGCCTGGCCGCCTCCGACGCGCTGGGGCTGCTCGCCCACCCCGTCGACACGCTGCGGCGGGACCACGAGGGAAGCACCGACCTGGACCGCGTCGCGGACGAGGTCCACGAGCGGGCTGCCGTGGCGGTCGTCGTCGGGCTCCCGCGGTCCCTCGACGGCCAGGAGCGGGTGGCCGCCGCCCGGGCGCGGGAGTACGCTGATCGGCTGCAACGGCGCCTGGAGGTGCCGGTCCGCCTGTGGGACGAGCGTCTGACCACGGTCGACGCGCACCGGGCGCTGCACAGCAGCGGCGTCCGGGGCCGTGACCAGCGTGGCGTCGTCGATCAGGCGGCGGCGGTGCTTATCCTCCAGGGAGCCCTGGACGCTCGCCGAGCCGGCCGCCCCGTCGGCTCGTCCCTGAAGGCGAGGAAGCCACGGGGCAGACGGTCTCGCGACCCTGACGCGAAGGACGCCACATGA